Part of the Candidatus Zixiibacteriota bacterium genome, CCAAAGGTTTCAAGATGACCCCCCAGCGCGAGCTTATTTTTCGCTCGTTCTTTGAACTGGGCGAACATGTTACTGTCGATGAGCTATATCAGAGGGTACGAAGCCTTGATCATTCCGTCGGCTACAGCACTGTCTGGAGAAATCTCAAACTTATCTGCAAAGTCGGCTTGGCCGAAGAAGTCAATCTCGGCGACGGCGTCACCCGCTATGACCGGATTACACGGCGTCCGCACGGCCATCTCTATTGTGTGAACTGCAAGAAAGTCGTGGAATTCGATGCCGGTCGCATCGCCGATCTACTCGAATCAGAATCACAGAAGCAAGACTTCTCAATTGAGGGCCTTAAAATCGAAGTACTCGGCTACTGTAAAGACTGTCAAAAAGTTCAGCAGGCCGCTGGCCCTGACCGAGAAAATTAGATTAAAGCGAAATAACCATCATGTTAACTTCACATACACTTTTCGAACAGAAAGATACAATGACATCATTAGACAAAATGAGTCCCGGCCAAAAAGGTAAGCTTGTTGGATTCACCGGAGATACTCTCATCGCTCGCCGTCTGACCGAGATGGGCCTTGCTCCTGGCCGCGAGATTACCTACTTAAGGAAAGCCCCGCTCAGGGATCCGATAGTTGTCCGTGTGGGTGGAGGCGTCTATTCGCTTCGGCAGATTGATGCCGCCCAGATCTCTGTTGAACTCGAGCGCGAAATAGTCGGCTAACTCGTCTCATCCGATCCATGCCAACGCTCGCTACCCAAAAATCTTCGAAGAATGTCACCAACCCGCAAACCGTGACAGTTGCGATCTGCGGCAATCCCAATTGCGGTAAATCTACATTATTCAACGCCATGACTGGACTTCGCCAGCGTGTGGCGAACTATCCCGGTGTGACGGTAGAAAAAATCTCAGGCCGATTCCATGTCGAAGGTGATTC contains:
- a CDS encoding transcriptional repressor, whose amino-acid sequence is MREFLRTKGFKMTPQRELIFRSFFELGEHVTVDELYQRVRSLDHSVGYSTVWRNLKLICKVGLAEEVNLGDGVTRYDRITRRPHGHLYCVNCKKVVEFDAGRIADLLESESQKQDFSIEGLKIEVLGYCKDCQKVQQAAGPDREN
- a CDS encoding FeoA family protein, coding for MTSLDKMSPGQKGKLVGFTGDTLIARRLTEMGLAPGREITYLRKAPLRDPIVVRVGGGVYSLRQIDAAQISVELEREIVG